A genomic segment from Gemmatimonadota bacterium encodes:
- a CDS encoding flavin reductase family protein: protein MTAVRTIDPDEISGRDRYQLLTSLVVPRPIGWISTWGVNEEPNLAPFSYFNALSSNPMLVGVSIGHRPSGPKDTLVNIRSRRAFCVNVVTEPFLEAMNSTSANVAPDVDEFTLAGLEAVPSKRVSAPFVHGCPAVMECELEQEVSLGDAPNTLMIGRVVGLRLDPELERVAGTSAIDPKALRPVGRLWGASYATLGTVISISRPD from the coding sequence GTGACTGCGGTACGTACCATCGACCCTGACGAGATCTCGGGTCGCGACCGGTATCAGTTGCTCACCTCACTCGTCGTGCCGAGGCCGATCGGCTGGATCTCGACCTGGGGTGTGAACGAGGAGCCGAACCTGGCTCCGTTCAGCTACTTCAACGCTCTCTCTTCCAACCCCATGCTGGTCGGCGTATCGATCGGGCACCGCCCAAGCGGTCCGAAGGACACCCTCGTCAACATTCGCAGCCGCCGCGCTTTCTGTGTGAACGTCGTGACCGAGCCGTTCCTGGAGGCGATGAACTCCACGTCCGCAAACGTGGCGCCCGACGTCGACGAGTTCACCTTGGCCGGTCTCGAGGCAGTGCCGTCGAAGCGGGTCAGCGCGCCGTTCGTGCATGGCTGCCCAGCGGTTATGGAGTGCGAGCTTGAGCAAGAAGTCTCCCTTGGCGATGCGCCCAACACCTTGATGATCGGGCGTGTAGTCGGATTGCGTTTGGACCCTGAGCTCGAGCGCGTCGCGGGCACGTCCGCGATCGACCCGAAAGCGCTTCGACCTGTCGGGAGGCTTTGGGGGGCCAGCTACGCTACGCTGGGCACCGTGATCTCTATCTCCCGGCCGGACTAG
- a CDS encoding LysM peptidoglycan-binding domain-containing protein: MAVDLRYSRNRNCRAWLERVLTELEGAGVLEATRERYPAHYHVAVFPKPYAAYVQRKSTRSAQRVQQVAYTVRSGDSLWTIAREHGTTVDVLKRTNGMRGSTIYVGQVLDLPGSR, encoded by the coding sequence ATGGCGGTCGACCTGAGGTACAGCCGAAATCGGAACTGCCGCGCCTGGCTGGAGCGTGTGCTCACAGAGTTGGAGGGTGCGGGCGTTCTGGAGGCGACCCGAGAGCGGTACCCGGCCCACTACCATGTGGCGGTGTTCCCGAAACCGTATGCGGCGTACGTGCAGCGCAAGTCGACCCGGTCGGCCCAGCGAGTCCAACAGGTGGCATACACCGTCCGGTCCGGCGATTCGCTGTGGACGATCGCCCGCGAGCATGGCACCACGGTCGACGTGCTCAAGCGGACGAATGGGATGCGGGGGAGCACGATCTACGTGGGACAGGTCCTGGACCTCCCAGGGAGCCGGTGA